A window of Mixophyes fleayi isolate aMixFle1 chromosome 10, aMixFle1.hap1, whole genome shotgun sequence contains these coding sequences:
- the GABARAPL2 gene encoding gamma-aminobutyric acid receptor-associated protein-like 2, giving the protein MKWMFKEDHALEHRCVESAKIRAKYPDRVPVIVEKVSGSQIVDIDKRKYLVPSDITVAQFMWIIRKRIQLPSEKAIFLFVDKTVPQSSLTMGQLYEKEQDEDGFLYVAYSGENTFGF; this is encoded by the exons aacACAGGTGTGTGGAGTCGGCGAAAATCCGAGCCAAGTATCCAGACCGTGTTCCG GTAATCGTGGAGAAAGTGTCCGGCTCTCAGATTGTGGATATTGACAAGCGGAAATACCTGGTTCCCTCGGATATCACCGTGGCCCAGTTTATGTGGATAATCAGGAAACGCATCCAGCTGCCTTCAGAAAAAGCAATCTTCTTGTTTGTAGACAAGACGGTACCTCAGTCTAG TCTAACCATGGGGCAGCTATACGAGAAAGAACAGGATGAAGATGGCTTTTTGTACGTGGCTTACAGCGGAGAGAATACATTTGGCTTTTAA